In Thermus islandicus DSM 21543, the genomic stretch GCGAAGAAAGCCCCGGACCTCGGGGCTCTGGCTGTCCCGGTCCAGGGTGGTGGTGATGTACACCCCTTCGGCTGCCGGGCCCGCCAGCTCGATGAACTTGGGCGAGTCGTAGCCCTCCTGCCCAATGATTGGGATGTCCAGCCCGAGGGACCTGGCCTGGCGCACCAGGTTGGCGGCCTCGGCGTAGTAACCGCTGGCGTAGACCGCCTGGGCACCGCTGGCCTTGAGCCGGGCAAGAAGAGGGGAGAAGTTCTGGTTCCCGGGGGGGTACACCTCACTGAAGACCACCTCGAGGCCCAGCTTGGCCGCCTGGTCCCTAAACCCCTGCTCCAGGGAGCGGCCGAAGTCGTTCTGGATGCTCAGGATGGCCACCCGCTTGGCCCCCAGGCGATGGGCCAGAAAAGCCCCCACCCGTCCCTGGACGGGCCCGAGGAGGCCCATGCGAAAGGCGTAAGGTTTCCCGTGGGTGATGTCGGGATGCACCGCGTAAGCCGCGATGAAGGGCACCTGAGCCTCGTTGGCCACCGGGCTTGCGGCCAGGCTGGCCCCGCTGTAGGACCCGCCGATGATAAAGGCCACCTTGTCCAGCTCGATCAGCCGCCGGGCAAAGTTCACGGCAAGGCGGGGGTCGGCCTGGTCGTCGTAGACCACCAACTCGATCTTGCGCCCGAGAAGGCCCCCAGAGGCGTTGATCTCGTCGGCGGCAATCTGAATGCCCGAGAGGACGCTCTTGCCGTCCGCCGCCGCCGGACCCGAGAGGGGCGCGAGCACCCCCACCTTGATCCCCTGGGCCAACGCCGCGCCCAAAAGCCAGAACAGCACGAACCCAACTCGCCTCATTCCTGCACCTCCCTTTGGGGGGAAAAAACGTCCTCAAAGTAGTA encodes the following:
- a CDS encoding ABC transporter substrate-binding protein is translated as MRRVGFVLFWLLGAALAQGIKVGVLAPLSGPAAADGKSVLSGIQIAADEINASGGLLGRKIELVVYDDQADPRLAVNFARRLIELDKVAFIIGGSYSGASLAASPVANEAQVPFIAAYAVHPDITHGKPYAFRMGLLGPVQGRVGAFLAHRLGAKRVAILSIQNDFGRSLEQGFRDQAAKLGLEVVFSEVYPPGNQNFSPLLARLKASGAQAVYASGYYAEAANLVRQARSLGLDIPIIGQEGYDSPKFIELAGPAAEGVYITTTLDRDSQSPEVRGFLRKYQERTGLPADMVGASGYAALKVMAQAAQRAGGLDGTALRRGLLGLINLETAVGKIFFFTSQGDPVKSATVQVVKNGQFRRFLNVTDLTLLKP